A genomic segment from Dendropsophus ebraccatus isolate aDenEbr1 chromosome 7, aDenEbr1.pat, whole genome shotgun sequence encodes:
- the UBE2D3 gene encoding ubiquitin-conjugating enzyme E2 D3 isoform X2 — translation MFHWQATIMGPNDSPYQGGVFFLTIHFPTDYPFKPPKVAFTTRIYHPNINSNGSICLDILRSQWSPALTISKVLLSICSLLCDPNPDDPLVPEIARIYKTDREKYNRIAREWTQKYAM, via the exons aatgacAGTCCATATCAAGGCGGTGTTTTTTTCTTGACGATCCATTTTCCAACAGACTATCCCTTCAAACCTCCCAAA GTTGCGTTTACAACAAGAATCTACCATCCAAATATTAACAGCAATGGCAGCATTTGTCTTGACATACTCAGATCACAGTGGTCCCCAGCTTTAACTATTTCTAAGG TTCTTTTGTCAATTTGTTCACTGTTATGTGACCCAAACCCAGATGACCCCCTAGTGCCAGAGATTGCACGGATTTACAAAACAGATAGGGAAAA GTACAACAGAATAGCCCGGGAATGGACTCAGAAGTATGCTATGTGA